The window ATTTGACGTTGCTGAAGTATTTAAACTTTTTGGCAAGATTTGAATACAGGGGGATGTTTTTATTTCGCATGTTGGTTTGGTATGTAAAGGTTCTAACCCTTTTTTTAAATAAGGTATTACACAACGCTCAGAAAAATAGAATTCATTTGCGGGATATAACAAACGCTATTAATCTGGtgtctaattttatatatattttttcccaaagTTTTTGTAGGACAGAGAGTGCATTTACACTTATTTTGGTGTTATGATGGTATTGGTGTTgtgattaaaatatatttatgtgttgatTAAGGATTTGACAAACTTCTGCCTTTCCAGTGGGGGCAACAGTCCACACACCCGTCGATCAAAACTAGCAGTAagttcagacaaaaaaaaaaaagccctttAACTAATTCCTAGCACAAATTTGgcgaattttctctttttctttgattttagatgcatagatatatgtattcagaCAATGGAAATGGGTAGAGTTCCTTATTGGTGCAaaacgattttattttttattattgctattatagttgTGCGCAGATGCTAACAAAGCACACACATTGCTTGTTCCTTCTGTATGCTAGATTTAGGAGTAAGCTGAACTGTTCTCCCCCTGAATTAAACTTTTAGCACAAGAAAGCAATAGGGTTAAAAATGGTGAAGGTTATCTATTTTCGGTTTGCTGAAGTGCAATAGAAATGTTATTTTTATGACACAGtcctatttttttgttcttttctagaAAGCCAGTAAAGTGCGTCTGTCATTCAGATGTAACAGGACTAAAAGCCTCGAAGAATTTCCCTTAATTTGAAATTAAATGGAAAAGCCttgatttcattctctcttttttttttatcagcattatgattTCCATGATCCTTTGCACTGTGCTGTTAGTCGAGTATTGATATATGAAGTATTGTGTTACTGCATCACTGCCACATCTTTTTATGAATATTGCCATCAATGAGCTCAAAGGTTACAGGCGagtgttttatattgttttagcGCACATTTGCCACGGAAATGTTGACAATAGGATGCAGAATTCACATGTAAAGACAATGGTCTATGTAATTCGTTGCAGCAAGAGGTTGCAAATAATTATTGTATGTGAAATGTTAACAAgtatattttattgatatgaaaTGTTTACTGACATTAGTTCATCTGTACTTGTCATTAGTTTTAGAATTACCATTTTTTGTATAGTACTTGTGTATTTTCATACTGTCTTGAATTACCTGATGGGTCATTCAATAATAACTTTTTGCTTCCATTTTATGActaatattttatttctcttttccccccaaaGTGTATTTATTGGAGAGTGGGTCTGGTTTCAGAATGTTTGCTCATCTTTGAAGGTACTCAGATTATGCCAATGGAATAATCACATCCTGTAGTTTTATTCATAGAGTTGAATCCCATCAGATGAAATATTGTTGCACACCTACAGAGGTAGAGCTGCtaagcttctcccccccccccccccccccctccctggtcAATTTCAAAAGCTATCAGGAATCACAAATATCAACGTAAAACTAACAATGGAGTCCCATGTTAGCTATAAGAGTAAAactaagtcatttttttttttttttttatctaagacTAACAAGGTGTTAGCGCAAATTAAAGATATGTCTGGATAGAGACAAAGTTCATGTCGCATTTTAGAATTTGATTGCCATTTTTATATTAACACCATTTCTCATTTCTTGTGTGTTCGTATGTTCTATACTGATTATTTGTTTGTGCTAGTTAAAGACAAATATTTTACCAATAAATAGAagaggtgttttttttattaattatttgttatttttttgggaAAAGAATTATCTGTCAgggaaagtgaaaataaatagattGCTTCTTGCTTTACAGGCCCTGTATGATTTCACTCTGAAAGAACGTTTTCCAATCTTGTTAAATGCTCAAATACATAAAAGATCTTGATATGATTATTACCAGCAGAAGAAGATTCAGAAGTCATGCAGGACGCCTTTCAAGTGAGATTAAAAAGTGTACAGACATATGCAATGTATTTTAGGAATTTGGGTGTGATTTGCCACTTACTGTATTGCTTGGTGAAAGGACTTTGTACCATGCTAGGGATTACACTTCGCTGTGAGTTACTAGCTATCACATCCTTTTTTTGTCATCTGTCAAGCATATGCAGTATTTTTATGCCATGTCCTTTCCTTATGCTATAGTTCAATAAAACACCACAATTTTAATGTCTTGTTATATTGATTAAATCCTTTATTCGTGTTCTTTAGTTGATTATAGCATACCTGAAGATTTTTCTCTTTgtgaaatcctttttttttaaataaaccaGAAGATGTTTGTGATAAAGAGAATATGTTATTATGATAAGTCTTGATTGACTCTTTTTGAAATGTGTTCgttggtgtttttttattatacattaaATCCTACTTGAGATAGAGAATACTTTGGTATAAAATGAACTTGTTATGTAAATGTTATCAGCTGCTTAGATattatgagtttgtgtgtatagtgtgagtgcgtgtgtgtgagtgcgtgtgtgtgagtgcgtgtgtgtgagtgcgtgcgtgtgagtgcgtgcgtgtgagtgcatgcgtgtgtgtgtgtgtgtgtgtgtgtgtgtgtgtgtgtgtgtgtgtgtgtgtgtgtgtgtgtgtgtgtgtgtgtgtgtgtgtgtgtgtgtgtgtgtgtgtgtgtgtatgtgtgtgtgtgtatgcgtgtgtgtgtatgcgtgtgtgtgtgtatgcgtgtgtgcatgcgtgtgtgtgtacatgcgtgtgtgcatgcgtgcgtgtgacgTGCGCCTGTATCTGTGCATCTGCATGCTGTGCTTAGACATGCAGAATATAGCAATACGAAAATAAGTGATATAACAAACAGTAAGAAATCAGACGAAGGAACAAGGGAAATGGTATCAGTTCCTCTTTAACAAAGGAAAATACAAGCCAATATGTTCCGCATTATGTGGCTGCGTTCTGTAGAAATGAGTCAGTGATTAGAAAATAGAGATGAATTAGAAATTAAAATTAGGTTGAAATTGAAAAAGATAAccttattatgttttgttttttttgtgtgtttagtgAACGCAATGCTTAAAACATGCCAACGGAAGCATAGTTAAGGATAGTTGGTTACTTATTAATCAAATATCAAATGTCATTAACAAAAAATGTTAAAAGCTCTTGATAATGACTGTGAAACTAAAAAGATTAAAGTGGAAAGTAAattagttaaaatatatatatatataatataatacaataccaATATTTaacattgtaatcattatgatgattgcagatataatcaaaataatcataatcttaatttaGAAGCATGAATGTAAGTGTAACAGAGATGTTAGATGGATAGCGATGAGACGATAATACTCATTATTTTTTGCGTGTTTGGGAAGTTTCCAGAGAGAACTAAAAGGAAGCCATCGTGCTGCGAAATTGGAATTTTAACAGAAATCATGTTTTCTCGGGAAAGAATCCGAAAAGTGCGTGGGCATCCGGGTGAACGAAAAGAAACGGTCATTCCTTTAGTCTTAAGTTGGGATCTGGTAGTGGTTATGTTTCATAAGTATAAATAGTTTGTGTAAGAGATTAGCTTACCACTGAGGAAGGGTGAAATGGAaaatatttatggtaatgattattattgataataaaataataaccatgAGAATAATGTTACAATAATAAGGATCTTGCATATAATAGtacacaatatttataataaaatagtacATCAGATGTTACATATCACTGTATCGTGAAAAAACACAGAATTCATAAATAAAATCCGGTCATCTCGTTGAGTGAggcattcccgttttctgttgtgttCAGACGTCAGGCATATAGAGAGAATTTAGAACATTTATGGGCAGGAAAATGTTGGCCTGCGAAGTCGTAGTTTTAGTAGTTgtagtcttcgtcgtcgtcgtgggTGGGGCTGCCGTTGTGAACATGACAAGCACGTTCTGGAGGCAGGCTTCCTTGAGGCAGTTCATGAAGTCTGCCATCATGAATTCGGTCGGCTCGGGGCAGGTGGTAGCGGCCTGGCCTATGGCGACGCCCAAGGGAGAGGCTTTGAAGGCGGTGGTGATGGAGGCGGCGATGGCGGTGCGGTTGATGGTTGAGTCAGACTGCAGCTGTGGGGTCGGGATAAGGGATTTGAATCCGATTGATGTTGCAAAGAGACACTGAAGTTTCGTTGAGAAAAATAACATAACCGATATTCACAATCATTTTATGAAATGGAGATATGGAGAGACACGCAgactaaaaacaaaagaagaaggtgATGGTATTGTAGGGATAAAAAATGCTACTCACCAGTCCCGTCGACTCGAGCGCGCAGCGGCGGACGTCAGTGATGGTGGGGGAAACGCGTTTGCCGTCTGTGCTGTTTGCGTAAGCTACTCCTGAAAACAAAGAGAACTGGTCATGTCTTCCTACAAAGAAATGTGCGTTATCTTTGAAAAATAGGATTATGGAAGCTAATTTGCTAGAAATATCCTGTACTGACACCGATGTGGCGCTAACTTGGTGcgatttctaaaatatatttagGGGAGAACGAGTCTGTTTAGTAAATTTgaaatcattaattttattccaCCTActtttatcactaccattatgatAGGGACAATTAGCGTTATATTCTGTTCTACCCAATTATGGTTTCGTTTTCAATACCAGCAAAATCCTTAAGACGTCAAGTATTTCTTGTATGTATTCCGACATTCACTTCTCAGATCCTGGAGTCCATATTAATTAATGAACTAAGTTATTCACGCGTTCCGAATTCAACAgtatataattgaaaaaaaaaaaaaaaatcatgattaaaAAACAATGTAATATCTATACTTGTCGCATGctgaaataatttttttcttcgctGCGTTTACCCGGCCTTTCTCTGATTATTCAAGTAATCATCATGAAAACGTAGTTGCAAAGTCAGAATTGGTTCCATATGAACGCAGGGAACATGTCCTTCATGGAAAATGCATATCAGGCCGCGGAATGATGTGGTAGGGTCGCTATTCCTTTCCGCCCGATTTTGACTCCAGCATGCAGATGTCAGCATACcagtactcactcacagctgagtcgacggAGAGGAGggacccaggaccttgcgattgcaaagccagttctctaccactgag of the Penaeus chinensis breed Huanghai No. 1 chromosome 27, ASM1920278v2, whole genome shotgun sequence genome contains:
- the LOC125039562 gene encoding uncharacterized protein LOC125039562; its protein translation is MARLVLFVLAMLVAGISAGKKITQSSAFSWDTDPICGVGELPYNCHLKKVQCGAITKMLEPSGGYIQNFVICAKAAASELGPVFFKNLGVAYANSTDGKRVSPTITDVRRCALESTGLLQSDSTINRTAIAASITTAFKASPLGVAIGQAATTCPEPTEFMMADFMNCLKEACLQNVLVMFTTAAPPTTTTKTTTTKTTTSQANIFLPINVLNSLYMPDV